The genomic region GTCGCCGGCGAGTCCGATGAACGCGTTGCCGAGGAGGCGGCCGACCTGCTCTACCACCTCGAGGTATCGCTCGCCTCCCGCGGTCTCGGAATCGAAGCGCCCGCCACGGTCCTGAACGCGCGCCGCCGCGACGGCTGAGCCGGGCGTGAGCGCGGACGTCACGACACTCGAGCAGGCCCGCGAGCTTGCCGGGGCCGGGAACGTCGTTCCGGTCGTCGCGACGTTCGTCGACGACACCGAGACCCCCGTCTCCGCCTTCCTGAAGCTGCGCGACGGCGGCCCCTGCTTCCTGCTCGAGTCGGCCGAGCAGGGCGGGCGGCTCGGCCGCTACTCGTTCCTCGGCTTCAGCCCCCACCTCTCGATCCGCTGGGCCGACGGCGAGCTGCTCGAATGGGAGGGCGCCGCCGCTACCGCGGGCGAGCCGACCCGCCGCAGCCCTGCACCCGACCCCTACGCTGCCGTCGCGGCCGCGCTCGAGCGCTTCGACCTCGCCGATGCCGATGAGCTCCCGTTCGCCGGCGGCGCCGTCGGCCTGTTCGGCTACGACCTGGTCCGCACCGTCGAGCCGCTCGGCGATCCGAACCCCGACCCGCTCGGGCTCCCCGACCTGGCGCTGATGGTCTGCGAGCTGATCGTCGCCTTCGACCATCACAAGCACGAGGTCTCGATCATCGCTCTCGCGTTCAGCGGCGCGGACGGGATCGGGCCCGCGTACGAGCGCGCCGTCGGGCTGATCGAAGCGGCCCGCGAGCGTCTCCGCGGCGCGATCCCAGGCCGCTCTCGCAGCCATCCGGCCGGGGCCCGCAACGGGTCGGTCGAGTGGGGGTCGAACCTGACCCGCGAGCAGTTCGAGTCGAACGTCGCGCGGATCGTCGAGTACGTCCGCGCGGGCGACGCGTTCCAGGTAGTCCCCTCCCAGCGCTTCAGCGCCGACTGCCCCGTCGAGGCGTTCTCGATCTATCGGGGGCTGCGGGCGATCAACCCCTCGCCATACATGTACTTCCTCGACTTCGGAGACTTCGAGATCGCCGGCGCATCGCCGGAGCCGCTCGTCAAGGTGACCGGGCGGCGGGTCGAGACCCGGCCGATCGCCGGGACCTACCCGCGCGGCGGCGACGAGGAGGAGGATCGCGCCAACGCCGAACGGCTGCTGGCCGACCCGAAGGAGCGGGCCGAGCACGTGATGCTCGTCGACCTCGGCCGCAACGACCTCGGGCGCGTCTGCCGGCCCGGCACCGTGCGGGTGACAGACCTGATGCGCGTCGAGCGCTACAGCCACGTGATGCACCTCGTCAGCACCGTCGAGGGCGAGCTGGCCGAGGGGAAGACGGCGCTCGACGCGCTGGCCGCGACCCTGCCCATGGGCACGGCCTCCGGCGCCCCGAAGATCAGGGCGATGGAGATCATCGACGAGCTCGAGCCCGTCAGGCGCGGCCCCTACGCCGGTGCGTTCGGCTACGTCTCGGTCACCGGCGACATGGACATGGCGCTGACGCTGCGCACGGTCGTCGTCACCGGCGGCAGGATGCACCTGCAGGCCGGCTGCGGGGTCGTGGCGGACTCGGTCCCGGCGAACGAGTGGCGCGAGGCGCTCAACAAGCTGGCGGCGCTGAGGCGCGCTGTCGAGATGGCCACGGAGGGCCTGGCGTGAGCCTGCAGGGAGCGACGGTCGCGCCGGGCTCGGTCGGCTTCCGGGCGCCCGCCGAGGCGCCGGGCGCCGGCAAGCACGTCCTCGTCGTCGACAACTACGACTCGTTCACCTACAACCTCGTCCAGGGGCTGGCGGAGCTGGGGGCGCGCCTGACCGTGTGGCGCAACGACGCCTTCACGGTCGCCGACGTCGAGGAGCTAGCCCCCCACGGTGTGGTCATCTCGCCCGGCCCCTGCACCCCCGACGACGCCGGCATGAGCGTGGAGCTCGTGCGGAGCCTCGCGCCCAAGCTGCCGATCCTCGGCGTCTGCCTGGGGCACCAGGCGATCGGCGCCGCGTTCGGCGGACGCGTCGTGCGCGCCGGACGGGTCATGCACGGCAAGACCTCGCGCGTGCACCACGACGGCACCGGCATCTTCTCCGGCAGGCCCCAGCCCCTGACCGCGGGGCGGTACCACTCCCTGGTGCTCGAGGACGCGCCGCCCGGCCTCGTCGTGAACGCCTGGACCGAGGACGGCGACGAGCGCGTGATCATGGGCGTGCGCCACGAGACCTACCCCGTGTGGGGCGTGCAGTTCCACCCCGAGAGCATCCTCACCCAGGACGGCGCCGCCATGCTCGGCACGTTCCTCTCCTCGCTGGGCGGCGGGTGAGGGAGGCGCGCCGGCCCGTCCGCCGGCGCGCGCTGCCGTGACCTCCGGCGGCGCCGGACCGGCGCTCAGCGTGATCACCGCCAGCCGCGGGCGCCACGAGCTGCTCCTGCGCAAGGCCGCGTCGCTGGCCGCCCAGACGCTCCCGCCCTCCGAGTTCGAGTGGCGCCTGTGGCTGAACGAGCCGCCCGAGGACGTGGCGGTCGTGAGGGAGGCGCTGGAGGCCCTGGCGCTGCCCTTCGCCGTGTGGGTGGGGGGCGGCAGCGACGAGCCCGTGGGCCGGGCGCGCGACCTGGCGGCGGAGGGCGCCCGCGGACGCGTCCTGCTCCTCAGCGACGACGACTGCCTGCCCGCGCCCGGCGCGCTGGCGGCGCACCTGGCGTTCCACGACGCGACGCCGCGCGCCGTCGGCGTGGGTCCCCTGCGCCTGCCGCCGGAGCTGAGGCGCGGCCGCCGCGCCGAGCCGTTCGAGCGCCCCGCCGCCCTCGGTCGCCGCGCCTGGTGGTTCAACCTCACGGGCGCGAACTCCAGCCTGCCCGCCGCGGCGTTCCGCGCGGTGGGCGGCTACGACCCCGCCTGGCGCGACTACGGCGGCGAGGACCCCGAGCTGGCGCTCAGGCTGCGCGACGCCGGCCTGCGCTTCCGCCACGTGCCGGGCGGCGACGCCTACCATCACGGACGCGTGTGGGACGACGAGCGCAAGGCCTACCTGGCCGGCCGGGCGCACGTGCGCGTCTGGCGGCGGCATCAGCGGCCGGACGTAGCCCTCGCGCTCGGCGTGCACCCCTGGCTGCTCGCCCTCAAGCGGGCGGCGCTCGGCGGGCCGTGGGCGCGGCTCCTCGACCCGGACGTGCGCCGCTACGAGCTCGCCTACGCCAGGGGCGCCCGCGACGAGCTCCGTGGCGCCGCGCCGCGGTCAGCGGCCGTCACGCGGTAGACTCCCTCGGCATGAGCGAGGAGTTCGACGTCGCGTCGCTGCTGGGGCGCGTCTTCGACGGCGAGACCCTGGAGCGCGACGAGGCCCGCGACGTCATGGGCCGCCTGATGGACGGCAAGCTCTCGCAGGTGCAGGCCGCGGCCCTGCTGGCGGCGCTGCGCACGCGCGGCGAGACCGTCGAGGAGATCATCGGGTTCGCCCAGGCGATGCGCGAGCGCGCCGTCCCGGTGCGGGTCAGCGTCGACGGACCGCTCGTCGACACCTGCGGCACCGGCGGCACCGGACTGAACGTCTTCAACGTCAGCACGACGGCGACGTTCCTGGCGGCGGCGCTCGGCGTGAGGGTGGCCAAGCACGGCAACGTCGGCGTCACGCGCCCCTCGGGCTCGGCCGACGTGCTGAGGGCCGCGGGGGCGAACCTCGACCTCACGGGCGACGCGGTCGCCAGGGCCATCGAGACGGTCGGCGTGGGCTTCATCTTCGCCCGCAACCACCACCCGGCCATGCGCTTCGTCGCGCCCATCAGGGCCGACCTCAAGGCGCGGACGATCTTCAACAACCTGGGCCCCCTCACGAACCCCGCGGGCGCGCAGCGGCAGCTGATGGGCGTGTTCTCGCCCGACCTGGCGCGCCTCCTGGCCGAGGTGCTGCGCGGCCTGGGCGTCGAGCGCGCGCTGGTCGTGCACGGCGACGGGCTCGACGACCTCACCGTGACCGGCCCCAGCAGCGTCACCGAGCTGAGGGCCGACGGCTCGATCGAGGAGTACGAGGTCGCGCCGGAGGACCTGGGCGTGGGACGGCACCCCGCCCACGAGCTCGCCGGCGGCGGGCCCGAGGAGAACGCCGCGATCATGCGCCGCGTCCTGGGCGGCGGGGCGCCGGCGGCGGCCAGCGAGGTCGTGGCGCTGAACGCCGGCGCCGCCGCCTACCTGGCCGGCCTCGCGCCCGACCTCCGCTCGGGCGTGGCGGCGGCGCTCGAGGCGCTGCGCAGCGGCGCGGGCCTGTCCAAGCTCGACGAGTACGTCGCCTTCACCCGCGACGCCGCCGCGGCCTG from Trueperaceae bacterium harbors:
- the trpE gene encoding anthranilate synthase component I — translated: MSADVTTLEQARELAGAGNVVPVVATFVDDTETPVSAFLKLRDGGPCFLLESAEQGGRLGRYSFLGFSPHLSIRWADGELLEWEGAAATAGEPTRRSPAPDPYAAVAAALERFDLADADELPFAGGAVGLFGYDLVRTVEPLGDPNPDPLGLPDLALMVCELIVAFDHHKHEVSIIALAFSGADGIGPAYERAVGLIEAARERLRGAIPGRSRSHPAGARNGSVEWGSNLTREQFESNVARIVEYVRAGDAFQVVPSQRFSADCPVEAFSIYRGLRAINPSPYMYFLDFGDFEIAGASPEPLVKVTGRRVETRPIAGTYPRGGDEEEDRANAERLLADPKERAEHVMLVDLGRNDLGRVCRPGTVRVTDLMRVERYSHVMHLVSTVEGELAEGKTALDALAATLPMGTASGAPKIRAMEIIDELEPVRRGPYAGAFGYVSVTGDMDMALTLRTVVVTGGRMHLQAGCGVVADSVPANEWREALNKLAALRRAVEMATEGLA
- a CDS encoding aminodeoxychorismate/anthranilate synthase component II, with the protein product MSLQGATVAPGSVGFRAPAEAPGAGKHVLVVDNYDSFTYNLVQGLAELGARLTVWRNDAFTVADVEELAPHGVVISPGPCTPDDAGMSVELVRSLAPKLPILGVCLGHQAIGAAFGGRVVRAGRVMHGKTSRVHHDGTGIFSGRPQPLTAGRYHSLVLEDAPPGLVVNAWTEDGDERVIMGVRHETYPVWGVQFHPESILTQDGAAMLGTFLSSLGGG
- a CDS encoding galactosyltransferase-related protein, whose translation is MTSGGAGPALSVITASRGRHELLLRKAASLAAQTLPPSEFEWRLWLNEPPEDVAVVREALEALALPFAVWVGGGSDEPVGRARDLAAEGARGRVLLLSDDDCLPAPGALAAHLAFHDATPRAVGVGPLRLPPELRRGRRAEPFERPAALGRRAWWFNLTGANSSLPAAAFRAVGGYDPAWRDYGGEDPELALRLRDAGLRFRHVPGGDAYHHGRVWDDERKAYLAGRAHVRVWRRHQRPDVALALGVHPWLLALKRAALGGPWARLLDPDVRRYELAYARGARDELRGAAPRSAAVTR
- the trpD gene encoding anthranilate phosphoribosyltransferase, with the translated sequence MSEEFDVASLLGRVFDGETLERDEARDVMGRLMDGKLSQVQAAALLAALRTRGETVEEIIGFAQAMRERAVPVRVSVDGPLVDTCGTGGTGLNVFNVSTTATFLAAALGVRVAKHGNVGVTRPSGSADVLRAAGANLDLTGDAVARAIETVGVGFIFARNHHPAMRFVAPIRADLKARTIFNNLGPLTNPAGAQRQLMGVFSPDLARLLAEVLRGLGVERALVVHGDGLDDLTVTGPSSVTELRADGSIEEYEVAPEDLGVGRHPAHELAGGGPEENAAIMRRVLGGGAPAAASEVVALNAGAAAYLAGLAPDLRSGVAAALEALRSGAGLSKLDEYVAFTRDAAAA